A window of the Euwallacea similis isolate ESF13 chromosome 20, ESF131.1, whole genome shotgun sequence genome harbors these coding sequences:
- the LOC136415522 gene encoding CDK5 regulatory subunit-associated protein 3: MDEQNIPIDINTTKLLEWLVSRRHIPKDWQINILKVREKINNAIQNMPVHEGIVKLVSRQHINYFHCIRIVDILKETEKDSKNIFGRYGSQRMKDWQDIIGAYLKDNIYLAEVASMLIRNVSYEIPSLKKQIQKLEQLQAESEKKIKDCNKSEAVSQKEFNAACEQLGIKGLDIRKELLELLKKLPNIYTETAEKIKIVKPAIELYIAFNKFLSGQDIDFQILPTLTFLINNGNTTSYEFMYGEKPLKIEDSDTPTLESEEAESNEINFGDEGGEIDFGDQVVLENPQSNGSSRGSSQEESFEIINYEDIDQSLEINLEESGIVVEQSGQDGGVARKEEAFTILDNPQYREQIINDLTELQAFMKMRLFEMSHESDLLSMSQMQEAPTILQMQTLETINNLSDCVNIALECLTNKRIQHLHQIKHSPNYMDILTASLRQKLNIGERMRSTKAVLEKKIKENGEEIRKLEPVIKLLIEKTKELQREIQEDISKKYKGRIVNIVGGVNML; encoded by the exons ATGGACGAGCAAAACATCCCTATCGACATAAACACCACCAAATTGTTGGAGTGGCTGGTGTCTAGAAGGCACATTCCCAAAGATTGGCAAATTAACATCTTAAAGGTGAGGGAAAAGATCAACAATGCCATCCAGAACATGCCAGTGCATGAGGGCATAGTGAAGCTGGTCAGCAGACAACACATCAACTATTTTCATTGCATTAGGATAGTTGATATTCTCAAGGAAACTGAAAAGGACAGcaagaatatttttggaaGGTATGGATCCCAACGCATGAAAGACTGGCAAGATATTATTGGAGCCTACTTGAAAGATAACATTTATCTAGCAGAA GTTGCCTCAATGCTCATTCGTAATGTCTCCTATGAAATCCCAAGTCTGAAAAAACAGATCCAAAAACTGGAGCAACTGCAAGctgaaagtgaaaaaaaaattaaagattgtAATAAATCTGAGGCAGTCTCCCAAAAGGAGTTTAATGCTGCATGTGAGCAATTAGGCATTAAAGGACTAGACATCAGAAAAGAACTTTTAGAATTGCTAAAAAAGCTTCCTAATATCTATACTGAAACtgctgaaaaaataaaaattgtaaagccTGCAATAGAGCTTTATATTGccttcaacaaattcctttcTGGTCAAgacattgattttcaaattttgcccACATTGACTTTCTTAATCAACAATGGCAATACTACAAGTTACGAGTTTATGTACGGAGAAAAACCTTTGAAAATTGAAGACTCAGACACTCCAACATTAGAGAGTGAAGAAGCTGaaagtaatgaaataaattttggtgACGAAGGGGGAGAAATTGACTTTGGAGATCAAGTGGTCCTGGAAAACCCTCAAAGCAATGGCTCCTCACGAGGCTCCTCCCAAGAGGAatcatttgaaataatcaattatGAAGACATTGACCAATCCctagaaattaatttagaagaaTCAGGCATTGTAGTGGAACAATCTGGTCAGGATGGTGGAGTTGCTCGTAAAGAAGAAGCCTTTACAATCTTGGACAACCCACAATACAGGGAGCAGATTATAAATGACTTAACAGAGCTACAAGCCTTTATGAAAATGAGGCTGTTTGAGATGTCCCACGAATCTGACTTACTTTCAATGTCCCAAATGCAAGAAGCACCAACCATTTTGCAAATGCAAACTTTAGAAACCATCAACAATTTGTCTGATTGTGTGAATATTGCCTTGGAGTGTTTGACCAACAAAAGAATCCAGCATTTGCACCAAATTAAACATTCACCAAATTACATGGACATTTTAACTGCAAGTTTAAGGCAGAAGTTGAACATTGGGGAAAGAATGAGGTCAACAAAAGCTGTgcttgagaaaaaaattaaagagaatGGAGAAGAGATTAGGAAGTTGGAGCCTGTGATTAAGTTGCTTATTGAGAAAACTAAGGAATTGCAAAGGGAAATTCAGGAGGACATTTCTAAGAAGTATAAGGGCAGGATTGTCAATATAGTGGGGGGTGTCAATATGCTTTAG